The genomic interval ACACTGCAGAGAGTCCATCTTGCACAATTTCTGTTGACTTTCCAGCTCCAAATTGTTGTCCATTGACTAACAGCAGTCAAGCTTGAGCATGCAGCTGCCTGATGGTTTTCTGTTACCACAGTAGCTCTCCTGATGTTGTCTGTGCACATGGGGACCAGTGCCAGCTTTGCACGTAGTTCTGTGCACTTCCGTGGCCAAGAGCTTGGCAAGATCTGCAGGACGTCCCTCATCAGCATCACTGTGTGACCCCATCACACAGTGCTCATTTTGAATCTCCTCCATGGAGTACAGTTGGTTGCTGAAAGTCAGAAGATTTTGAGCGGTCCCTGAAATATGCACATAACCACTGTGATGAGTGCTATGTTATCTTCATCCATCAGTGGTGATGGAGCCATTGTTCTTGAATGGCAAGTGGTGGCAGGCAGTTTCATGATTCATagagttacaagaaaaaaaagcctgaaataggggaatacagaaaaaaggaaaatgaagaaagaaacagtGGCAATTTGAGAATTTGACTTGTCGTTATTTCTCTGGATGCTGTCCATATGGATCCCTTATGGCTTCACAAACATGTGCCAGAGAGTATTGCTCCAGGGGAGGATGGGACACAGGGATGCTACCCAGAGGGCCTTGAGGTTGCAGCTGACTCAGCCAGCTGCACATACATGTGAGCAGCAGGCCACAGATGCAACCCAGCACAGATCTGTTGGTGGAACCTGTTGGTGTGGGTTTGAGTGTGGCTTCTGCCTTCataacagccccccccccctcttttttgaCAGCATGAGATTTTATCTGCATCCCCTCAGGTCCTCATGACTCTTCCTTCTCAAACTCAGTTCAACTCCTTTGTCTCTGGATAGTTTAACAGGAGGAAGTGTTCCCCATTATACATTTGCATTCAAGAAATGACGTGGATAATATGATGCATACACAGGTGCAACCAGGTTATTACTGAATCACactgttcttgtttttaatttgattcaGAACTTGCACTTGACCCCTCAGCAAACTCTGTTGGATTAGTCATGTATTCAGTGATTTGAATATCGACAACTCTGCAAACTCTGTTGGATTAGTCATATATTCAGTGGTTTGAATATTGACAAAAGGATCAAGGGAATGTATTTTATTCAGATTGAATTAAAATGGTGCAAAATCCAGCCCACTTCCCATGGGGGAGCCATCCATCATTCCTGGCTGCTGCTTACTCCCCCCTCCATTTCCCTTGAGCTCCTGTCAGAGTCCGGTGACTTACAGCAAAGATTTTAACTCCTACACTCCCCTCCATGTCTCCCCTTTCTTCTGCAAGGTGCGCAGACTTAGTCTTTCTCCCACTGTTGACATCCAGCCTTTCCTCAGGCTTTACTGGCACTGCCTGCCCCTCTTAGTGCTGCTCCGTCAGTTCTGCCTTTAGCaatttctctcccttgcctccaGTGTTTGCCACCAGCTTCTGGCTGGATTCTTCCTACTCTTATCTCTGCATAAGTAAACTACTGTGGGCTTCAACAATGCTTTGTGTGCTCCAAGAGATGCAGAAGGACAAAGGCCCTCCTCAGACAAGCATCAAAGGGTCAAGTGTTCCCAGCAAACCTGATAAAACTTTGCTTCAATGATAATGATGCATTCGCTGACATGTAATGTGCTGGATAAGGGACAGGGATCAAGCAAAAGCAACGCCTGCCCCTAGTTCTGGTTGTACCCTGCAACTGTTCTCCTGGGGGAGAGCCTTCCTGAGGGACAGTGGGGAGCACGTTCCgcagaagcagagaaaatcaTGACACTCCTCTATAAACCCTCCACTGTCCATTGGAGCTCTGGTCTATTGTGTATCTTTAAGAGCCATGCTTTTGGAGACTGTAAAGATTATAGGATTGGTGCCTGCAACCCGACCAGTGCCAGTGAGGTACAGCAACATCAATATAAATCAGGATCTTTGCAGCTCTTACATTAAATTTGGAGTGAAAAGCACACTGAGTGCTATTATCATACTCAGGCAAGCCTCACATCCTCTGATCTTTCTCCTACAGCATTTAACCGCAGTGGTAATTTTATCAAATGGCAACTAGCTAAAAAAGCTGAAAGATGATTCAGTAGCAAACAAAGTATTTATGTTGAATAATAAAAATTTGTcctttgtaaataaaatgttCCTGGGAAATGACTTTACAGATTAAAGCTCCTGTGACCTTGTGTTTGTATGCACCAAACCTTAGTAACAGTACTTCAGGGACCATTCTATAAAAACCTATAAAAAGCAAAGACTGATTTTTTAAAGGCTGGGGCGACAATTAGAATGAACATGGAAACAATGGCTGGTCATGTGTTTCAAATACTCAATGTGTATAATGGTATCAAAGGAGATAAAACAGCTCACTCAAAGGCTAACGAAGTACGATATTTTTGGCATTACTACGACTAAAATGAGGGTTTGAAAAATTCAGAGACAAACCGGTTATACGTGCTGAGTTGAACTGGGAAGGTGCTTTTACTGCTAACGTTGGTGCAAAATGTCAGGTGTGACACAAGTTTAGCTCAGTCTAGAAGATATGAAAACCATTTCCAAAGTATAATCTGAGTCTACAGTTACATTTCCAGTTGGTTAAAATAATTATGCATAACAAGTAGCAAATAAGCTGTTAGATGTTGAAAGAGcctcattttaaggaaaaatgatgAATAACCTGAGATTGCCAGACATATGATTTggcaaaaatcaaaatgcttatgAATAGCACATCATAAAACTGATGCTTCATGGTAGTCAAAGCTAAACCTCACTGTGAGGAACAGCAAGATCTTATCACACCAACTAAGTGGATAGTAAAATGGCAAACGAACCTCAGCGTCAGCTGGTGCATATTAATGCACGGTGAGGAACATTAGTCCAAGTATACCCCTTCAAGCATAAAGGCATATATGCCCTCTTGGGAGGTACTTGTTCTGGTTCCTAGAAACTCCTAGCAAAGAATCTTGGAGTGACTATGGAAACCATCAGCTCATTGCTCTGAGGTattcaaaaggcaaaaacaagTAAGTAGGAATTACTAAAAAATGACtagaaaatgcaacagaaaacatTGCTCTGTGCCTGCATAACCTGTGCGTACTACATGTACCCGGACCACCCTCTGCTAGAAAAGGTGCAGAAAGCTGTGATGAGGACAGTAAAGAGGTGGAACGCCTCCTGCATGACACAGGCAACAAATTCAGCCTTTCGGCATGAAATAAAAAGGATGGAGAGAGGAGATGACAGAAGTTTATGCCTTCATGAAAACATGGAGAAGGTGAACAGGGAAAGACAAATAGCCATTACTCTCAATAGAGAGCGCTCAGAGACGTCCCGTGAAATTATATAAGAGCAGGTTTAAAGTAAATGAAACAATATTTTCACAAGACATAATTAACCTATTGAGTTAATTGCTCCAGCATCTTGTGGACTCCAAGATATATATGgaataaatacaaaacatttaTATATTCCAAATATAAAGACATCATCAAAACATGATTAGACAAAGCAATGTCAGAAAGTGAATCAAGAGCTATTAAAAGTGTAGATCCAGACAGCCTCTGGAGATGGCCATGGGCTGTTAAGTGAAGAGATGCAAACATAACCTTTGGAAAGCCCTAAGATACAGATTACTGGAAGATGATTCCAAGATTTATGCTATCTTGAAATAAACTAAAAACTGTTTCTGTGTTAAAGAAAGTtacaaaagtatttatttttctagttttaggaagcttttatttttgcattacttTACAATCCACAATAATCAATGTTTTGTACGTTTACACATGCTTTTTAACAGGCACCACTCAGTGCTATTAGAATAACCCTTCCTTACCATCGAGCATTTCTAGATGCCAGAGTTGTCAATACTTGGCTCTTGCACCTCTTGCTAACCAGCCAAGCATTAAGCCAagtgtaggcaagaagtctgcatcCTCGGACTTGTGATTTGTCAAAATTCCTTGCCTGtactcccctccccttcccaaatAAAACATTACATACCTCCTCACACATATATACAAGCaaactaaaatgaagaaaaataaaagaggcaTTCagctttaccctttttttttggtggtaaaTGACTGAACAACACCAACTGTGGATATCCTTCAAACATTTACATCTACCACTACGAAACTTTGGTTTTGCTTTATAAAACACAGATGATTCTTCCAAACATTTCTTCTTAGGTTTCCAGAGATCTTACATATAtgacttcctttcttccttctaaacCACCCAGAGCAAAAACAAATCCACATTTCCCACATTATAGACACATACATAAGGTCTTGGGTTTCGCAATGCCTATCTATGCAAACCACTAGATcaattttaaatgatatttaaatCTCTACTGATGGAAGCGTTTTTACTTCCAGATATGCCTCATAAAAGCAGACAAGCTATTAAGTACAACGTATAGGACAGATTTCTACTGCAGCTTACAGAAATATAAACACCATTTTCAGTCAGTACGTTATATGCTTAGGACAAGCTTTCATTACCTCACTAGTCATATGCATAGCATTTCACCATCTTCGAGACTTTTTTACATGCCCTCTTTCAAGACAGCATTTTTCTCTGCTGGGAATTTTAGTCACATTGTTTTAAAGAGTAAAGACTCTTTGCTATGTCGTAATCAAGTGTCATTTAATAGAACTCGTTCCTGGTTGCATGTTTTGGGTCAAGTGCAGATAATGTGAGGCAGCCCTGAGCCAGACAGCAATACTAGGCACAGTTTTCAATCAAGCTCAAGCTAAGGGCTGCGACGGTTCTCGTCTGTGTCAGCACTGGTCCAAGCCACTCAGTCATGCCTGGCTGGCCATGGCCTCTGTCCTCAGATTGCCTTAAAGACAGTGTTTAAGGACACTGTAGCAAGAAGCCAGTACAAGAGaccgcttttctttttctttctttctttttcttctaatcatCCACCACAGAGCCCAATCTCCAGGAAAGTAACACCTAGAGATCTTCCATGTGGCGTTTAACTCTTCTTTGATTCACTCTTCACATTTTCTGCCAGATTATTTTCTCCCACAAAACCAGTCTGAAGTCCCCTTTACTCCAGTGAAGCCACGGTTGCGCTCAGTATTGGAGATATTAGAAAGGTTTCACACAGCTGTAAAAAAGCCCACAAGACCTCAAATGGAGAGCAGTCATAAGCCGTACTTCTAAACCACCCTTAGCGGCCCGCTGCCCTCATCCCGACCTCTGGCTACCAAGACCGTTCATTTTGCTCGTATCAAACCAGCAGCTAGTTTATCTGTTCCTTATCTTCAAGCCACCCAGCAAGGTCTCCGCCTCCCTTTTCCTCCGGCTCGCCCTCCGGAAAGCTGTCCTCCTCCAGGAAACGGGACCCTCTCGGGGCGCTGCCGGGACCGCCgcggcctctccctccctccccggagCCGGCGCGGCAGCCGCTCCCGCCGCAGGGCCCGGCCGACGCTCGTCCCTCGCCAGCGGcgcgccgggccgagccccggggcgcccgcacCGCGCCGGGCTTTGGAGCCGCGGGCGGCTCCGTCCCCGCCGCACGGCCCCGGGCAGGGGCACAGCAACacccgccggccccagcgccccctgcccggccccggccccggccccggtcccggtcccggtcccggtcccggtcccggtcccggcccggccccggccccgccccgggcgccccgcgggcgggcggaggcgggTTAAAAGCGGCGGCAGGTGAACGGGGAGGGACCGCAGCGCTccgcggcggcgaggccgggacCGGCCGCTCCGCAGGCACCGCCGGACCCgggagccgtgccgtgccgtgccgaggcAGGTGAGGCTCCGCCGCGGCTCCCGCCTGCCGGGCGGTGGGGCCGGGACTCGGGTGCGCGCATCCCCGAGCAGGGCCGGATCGGCGGGGGATGTGCggagcgcgggccgggccggggggcggctgcAGTTGGGGCTGGGgtcgggcggcggagcggggcgctcTGGGGCCGGTGACGGCCCGCGAGGAGCCGCCGGGGGTGCAGCGGCGCCCGGGCAGCCCGTCCCgagcggcaccggcaccggccgcggcggcgggcggcagcctgCCGGGGCGCCCCCgcaggccccggggcggggggctcgccCCTCCGAGCCTCGCCCAAAGCGGCCAAAACTGGCGTTTGCAAACTTCGGCTGAAAGGAGTCGTTAGCGATCGGCCTGGCGTTTCCCGTGGCGCTGGCTCTGTGCGAGTTCCCCGGGAGCCCCGCTGCGGGCAGAGGCAGCCAGCGGCGTGGAGTTGCCCCAAGGCATCCAGAGCGTAACCGTGAGGTGGGAATTTCGGCTGGTTTCCGGTCAGGAACGAGGTCCTGGGTGGGCGAGTAGATGTGCTCAGCCCCCCACAGCCGATTTCATAGTTTCTGTAGTGGCAGATGAGCCGGGGAGACTTTTTCCTCCTCCCGAGACTTGCAGCGGTGGTTCAGAACCGCAATGCGAGCCCACGCTTGGAGCCCAGGTTGTTCATCCCCCTGGGGTATGCGCTTCAAATACTTTCCATCAGTCTTGATTAACCCCCCGCTTGAGGGTTTTattggtttttttaattgtttttttaatgaatacaCAAGAGACAAGAGAAAATTCTTTACAGAAAGATGCAGGTGCCTGATCATAGCCAAGAGTTTAGGTTAAAGAGACACATAAACGTTGCCAGTCTCTGCAGAGAGAGAACATGAGAAGGCTGAGGAATTCCAGCCACCTTCTCAAGGctgcctttttttgttattttacccAGTTTCACCTTTCCTCATCACAGTCAATCTCTAACCTCTCCTTGCCTCAAGGCCTGTCTGTACAAGCAAGGCCCTTGTACCAAGGAACTGTTGGGGCATGTTAGTTTGTTAGTTGTGTTGTAACTACAATAGGGTAGAAaagttcctttttattttttgggtctgcccccccccccccccccaaccctgttATGTGAGAATTAAAGACTCTGGAAAACTTTGACCAGCAATCAAAGCAGTGTTGCAAGGTACTATGCTGTTGCCACAGCATACACCCTGTTCCAAGAGAAGGAGCTCTTATCCAAGGCCAGAGTGGCTCTCCCACAGCAAAGTTGAGCCTTAGCCACCAAAAGATGATGGACCAGCTCTGCAAGTTCCCAGCTAGAGTTTCAAAGTGTTTTGTCCAGTTTAGTGATAGATTCCAAATGGCTGTGATTAGTGAGAGCCAAATCTTGAGGCTGAATATTGACTTCAGCTAAACTTAAGTTTAATTTTCAAAGGGAATAAAGAGTGCATTTGGGTTTTCAAGAGTGGGAGACAGGCAGGAAAGCTGAAATGGAGCTTCTTTGAAGTttgacttcctttttctttcagtgggGTGTGATAGCATCTAGAAAATCAATATTAACTCTTTAGCTGATGGCTGTTTCCTCTCAGCTCTCTGGCCCTGTTCGTCTCCTTTTTGGATGAGATAGAGATGAATGTGGAAAGGCAGGCCCTGCAGTGTCCTCCTTTCTCTGTTGATTACTGCTGTAAATGCATGCAGCCCTGAGAGAACCAACCTGAAGTTTCTCAGCAGTGCTGGCAAAAGCAAATGTGCTTCCGGGGACGAAGGGGCTGCCAAGAAAGAGAAGTGTATGAGCTGCAACAGACAGCCTTGGAGGCCTGCTGGAGGTGTCTGGGAGGTGTGAGGGCTTGTGCTGGAAATGGCCAAGTAGTACTTACCTTGGaggcaaagaaagcagcagccagcCCAGCCTTCCACAGCTGTGGCATTGGCAAAGAAGGAATCCTATGAAAACCACTTAGAAGTCTCCACTTCATCTAGTTCTGGCTTTAACTCATGCAGTGATATCATGCTTCTCCATAGTTTTGTTGGCAAAGCACCACTGAGAGTCAACCACAGAAAGGGAAATATctcaagaaagggaaggagaacatAGATAGAGGAGAGGCAAGGAGGCAACTTATTTGAAGATGTAATATACTTTCTATCTCAAGCTTTGAGAAAAGTATCAAGGCATGATTGTCCTGTCATAAATATATAGAAGGAGAGTGTTTAATATGGTGTTTGAATCCATCATCTTCTAAATATATGGATGGTGTTAATAAAAGCAACTTGCATCTGCCTTTGACTTTGAGTGAATGTTAGGAAGTCTGCCAGTCCATGGAAGGTATGGTACTGATTCTTCCACCTTGAAAACTGACTATGTGGTGTCATCTATATGTCATTTTACAGGTAAAAGGACACAGGAAAGAAGATGGACTGGGGAGCTCTGCAGGCCATTTTAGGAGGGGTAAATAAACACTCCACCAGCATCGGAAAGATATGGCTCACAGTCCTGTTCATCTTCCGTATCATGATCCTGGTTGTAGCTGCAGAGAGAGTCTGGGGAGATGAACAACAAGATTTTGTCTGCAACACACTTCAACCTGGGTGCAGAAATGTTTGCTATGACCATTTTTTCCCTATCTCTCATATCAGACTCTGGGCCCTGCAGCTGATCTTTGTTTCTACACCTGCGCTCCTGGTGGCCATGCATGTAGCTTACACCAGGCATGAGAAGAAAAGGCgtttcagaaatggtgagaaaaTTGATATTGAAGAGCTGAAAAATAAGAAGGTTCACATCCAGGGCCCCCTGTGGTGGACATACACCAGCAGCATCTTCTTTAGGATCATCTTTGAGGCCATCTTCATGTATGCGTTCTATTACATGTACAATGGGTACCAAATGCCTCGCTTGGTGAAGTGTAATGCATGGCCCTGCCCCAACACAGTGGATTGTTTTGTTTCTCGGCCCACTGAGAAAACAACATTCACTATTTTCATGCTTGTTGTGTCTGGGATCTGCATGATGTTGAATCTGGCTGAATTGTGTTACCTAGTGATAAAAGTTTGCATGAGAGAACGCAGGAAATCAACcgctttaaaataatttccccGGTATCAGGATTTCCTGGCTCACTATTTTCCTCAAACTTCCTTAGGTGTCAGAAGACAATCTGCAATATTTCCATGCtcaaggaaaaggataaaaatgacAAGTCATtcctaattttaaaatgataGCCTCCCTAGAAAGCTGCCACTGAGCTTAGTTCATGAGCTAATTCAGTATTCCCTTATCCACAAGTAAAGAGAGCAGCCTTTTGGCAGCAACTTTTCCAAGCATGTCTGCTGCTGTGATTCTGTTGATGGGATAGAGCCACTTTTCAAAAAGTGGGAAGAGACCAGAGAAGGCTCTGGTGCCCGAAGGAGAGGCAGAAATCACAGATTGCCTGCATTGCACTGGTCAGCTTCAGGGGCAAGCCAGTAACAAAGAGTTTTGATCAAAGTGGGGTGAAGGGTTTTTTGGAGAACTTGCTGCTTGTGAAAGGCAGGAAGACAGAGAGCCAATCATTTTTATAGCAGGTGTATTATTCTTTCTCTAAGCATTTTTGAGAGCAAGAAAAGGGACTAGGAACACAAGCACTCCATGACAACACACATGCCAACAGCTCCACTGGGGACCAgcaatattttagctttttagCTCCTCACCTGCACTGAGGAGTCCCCCAACAGGGCTAGAGGAGGCCAATCTCTGCTGGTTATAAATGTCATAACGTCATTGCAACCTCCCTCGATTCacaggggctgcagcagtgggaggaatgaagtatatttttttcattctcttgggCAAGTGAAAAAAGGCTTGTTGCCTTGGAGAAGGAGGGGCAGTGGGACTGCCTCCACCTGGCTTGCTCTCCCACAACATTTTGCGGAGACCCTCAGTACAATAGAATTTATCTGATGAAGAGAATTTTTAACCACTTGGCTGGGCCTCCTTCAGCTGTGTATCTTTAAAGATTTTCTTCAGTACAGAACAAGAAAAATTGCCTCATTGTTTAATTCTGTTTGTTATCCAGGACAGCATGCTATACAGTGAATTACACCTACCAGTGCTCTTTCTATCGGTCATCAGTTTTATGGAAGCTTTTCTCCACAAAACCCTCTCCTTATCTGAGGTGCCTTTCAAGGTAGTACATCAAACCACTCCCTGCCTCTTCAGTATCCCCTATCATGAGACTGAATCATCCTTCCTCTTCTTACTGTATGTCCGGCAAGAATTATAGGCCCCTTGCAGAGCTAAAATTGCAAAGTGTCTCAATTAGAAATGAGGGGGAACTTGATATTTCTCTTAAATTTCACATTACTAAGCTGTGAATTACGTGTTACTAACTGGAAGAACTACGGTGAGTCAGTCAGGTCTTGTCTGTCTACAATCGTCCCAAAAGGCATTCAGGTTTATGCTTGTCATAGGCCGTTACACCAGCATGTATAGCAATGCCACATATCTCCCAAGTGCCTGCCTATTGAACCCACTTGTAGAACGGTGCCTATTTCTCCTCATTGGCTTTAATAACTagttttccctttaaaagaatGAGCACTAGCTCAGCTCCTCTTTTTGCATCCACCAGCTCCTCCAGTACACTCAAGTTTACCACCGTTGAAGTAAAAAAGATGCATTAATTAAGGCCCATGACCTCTCACTATGCCCTAGAAATGTAGCATAAGCAGGCTCCCACTGCTGGTGTGCTACAATCCAGTGTTACAGCTTAACTGCTGATGGAAGTATGGCAGCTAAtagaggagcaggaaaaaaaaatctaagcggCATCCTCAGAAGCATGAACAAAAAACATGGAAAGTCCTTAATAATgagctgaactgaaaactcggtcTATGAAAAAATCCTTAATTCAACTCTAAAGAACAAAGCTTGGCACGTATTAGATTTGTGCTTGGTAGTGTTCCTGCATTGTTCATGTACACGTACAAAGAGAACAAATTATCTACGCTCCCAGTGCTCTagtattacatttattttgtaacaacaagatttttattttcttctgaaaccaTAATTACAGCACTCTTGTGGTGCCTGTGGTTCTGTATTACTTGCATGTACCATGTATTACTTAACGTGTTTAATGAAAATCTGTTTACCATAATAGACCATGTATGCACCAATGCTACATTTAATAGCCAAGAGCTACTGTAAGTGTTTTAGACTTCTACTGCAGGTTAGCTTCCAGGTGGTTGCCCTGCTTGTTGTCCTGCAGACTTCATGAGCTGCCAATGACCTGTACTGGAAATCAACAGTGCTGTCTAAATCCATCTTGTactagcagagctgcagctgggaaaggctgCTGATAAATAACTTATCAGCTCCGCAAGACAGAGATTGGTCTCCCAGTCTGCCTTTGATTGGAATTTATAAAAAAATGAGACACACCGAAATTGATAGCACTATTTAATTATCTTCAGCTAGCAGTTTGGCAGCTGGATATCATGAAGGGGACAAAGAAAGAAATTGGGTAAGTGACTGGAAGTGGCCCGGGAAGGGTTTTGATCCAGAATTGTAGCATCAGTGACAATAAGTCTATCAGGATATTTACTATCTGTGAGacttcttttctgtttgtatttgacTAAATAGCTGCTTTGTACGAGAAAAAAAAATCCGCAACTTCATAGGAACTAAGCCCTTTGCACCTATTTCTGTGTGCTATATTGCATGGTTGACTTCCTGCCAATGGATTTTATACAGATTAAAATACAATGCTGTACTGGAATTGTGTCTGTGCTTTTCTGAAATACACTAGAAATGTTTACCTTTTTGGCACTTGGTTCCTAGGCTCTTTTCACAATGAAAGTTGCAAGGCTGTTGACGCCTGAAGCAGCAAATCTGAAATGATGACTCTAAAGGAGGCTCATTCATTACAGTCCAGTGTAAAATGTAGCCAGAATATAAGGTGTCCAATAGTGTGATATGAGAACTAGGAAGTGTAGGAGTGGGACAGGCTAGAATTATACCTGAAATCACTAGAAATTTGCCATGGACTTCATCAAGGCTAAACTTTCATCCAAAACCTTTACACCAAAACTACAAACATGCttggcagaaagaaaaagaaagaaaaaaaagcaaacttcactTTTAACCGACAGTCAATATTAGATTTTAATagctagagaaagaaaaggcCTTCTCATGAAAGAAGGACTGCATTAAAAGGAAAGCAGGAACCTGTATTTTTGATTTCTGGATGTAGAAGTAACTTTATGAAAGGTTTTctcagacaaaaaataaaatagttcagttATTTAGCAGTTGCCGTGAGCCAATGTATTAGGGTATTTCCTATCTCATAACAAGTATATAAAAGACAAATGTTGTGGTCCGTACAGCAAGGACTGCTCCTAAACCACTGAGGTTCAATTCGAAATAGCAGCATtgttaaaagttgatttttttcgtAAAAATTCTACTGCAGCAAATATGCAACAGTTAAGAGCACTTTACAACAAACAGCCTTGTGGAAATTAATCTCTTTTTCCCTTACTCACAATTACCTCCCCTGCAGTATCCAGGCTGATATGTTTTACCAGGCAAAAAAAATTGCAGTCAAAGAATTTCACTATATTTTGTGGTCACCTGTTGTAATGTCCAGAACAAAGGGCAGTCACTACCCTTGGTGTTAATTACAGGTTTCTTTGGACTTTTCACTATCTTATTATCTATACAGTCATTTTAAATGGTTTGTAGGAAAGACAGCGGTAAAAGTAATGGTAATTACCCAAGACGTAATGAACTAAGACTAATGGTAATGATCTTCAATTTATTTCAGGAGCTAGATATTTTTTACCATCTGATCATCCCGGCTTCTCCCTGTCATTTTCTTTTATGGGATATGTTTCTCTTCCGTAAAGTTGGCCCAGCTCTGACCtggctatttttttatttatgctcTCCTAGCCACCCAAAAAATTCTCTTTAACCTGGGCTTGGAAATGCTTTAAGCTTTACTTGGCAGTCCCAGCTGTGGGAGCAGCTCCCCTGTCTGGCTTTCCACCCTCGTGAACACAGCTTTAGTTACCTCTGGCACGTTAGATTAGTTAATGCTACCTTACAATTCAGCCTCAGAGTTGACTGTACATtcacacatgccccttccttttTTCTGCATTGTAATCACTGAC from Struthio camelus isolate bStrCam1 chromosome 1, bStrCam1.hap1, whole genome shotgun sequence carries:
- the GJB2 gene encoding gap junction beta-2 protein gives rise to the protein MDWGALQAILGGVNKHSTSIGKIWLTVLFIFRIMILVVAAERVWGDEQQDFVCNTLQPGCRNVCYDHFFPISHIRLWALQLIFVSTPALLVAMHVAYTRHEKKRRFRNGEKIDIEELKNKKVHIQGPLWWTYTSSIFFRIIFEAIFMYAFYYMYNGYQMPRLVKCNAWPCPNTVDCFVSRPTEKTTFTIFMLVVSGICMMLNLAELCYLVIKVCMRERRKSTALK